Sequence from the Papilio machaon chromosome 26, ilPapMach1.1, whole genome shotgun sequence genome:
AACGGTCTAGATTAAAACGGTCCTACTAGACAACTTTGATGACGGGTACCTACTATATTCTTGTTGACTTCCAAATAGTATAACGGCCACTTTAGCTGAATTTGTCTGGCGGTAAAAGTTCTCGCATACCATACAATAAATAGTTTCCATTGTTAATGACTTCATCACGAACGTGGCAATACCCAATATACGGTTAGTTATAGGCATGGCATTCATCtggaagtaattttttttaataaattacgtcTTTAAAAGCATATTTTACGGTGAACATCTTCTCTCTATATGCTCAGCTGTAAGAGAACTCTTTTAGAGTTAAAATAATCAGTACTTCACCGCATttcaattgtaaaattatttgtaacattttatgttgtgtccaaactttaaataaatattggattttgatattaaaaggAGTCGCCTGAAAACCAGCTTAGAATTGCCTTAGTCTGACTCTGACTTGGCTACATTTTGCCAAACTTTTGTACTAAGTAGGTATATTTATTGTCCATGTGTAATGTCTTTATTCTTTATggcaataaataacttttattttaataatgtaattttcagTAGAAACTAAGTACTGAAGTATTATCAAGTTCTACTTGAAGCagcttatatattataataattgaacaaTCCCGGTAGGTTTTCACTGGTCGACTTATTCGGAATCATATTGCCCTTTCTTTCGTATGTTTCCGTATGTTTCACCGCAGTGGAAACCACCGTTAATAGACACTTACAACTTCGTTCCCAGTACATAGCATCAACACTCCAACGAAAGCCATTGACTGCGTAAACGATGtcacaaaatgtaataaaatctgtaattaaataaataaatcatttatataccttttctataattaaaatgtattttacatcTGTTTCTAAGTAAAATGAGGAATCGTTATCTATGTTCCGCGAATCAACTGTATTTTGATTGAACAGATGTCTTTCTTAGGcgatacatttgttttttttatatcataaggtatCAACCGAGCAATTGGCCAATTGAATGAGCCGAAATAGCGGAGCGATCGCTGGCCATAGaaatccgcaattgcagattctTTGCCTACTTTGAAACAGCGAAAGAACGCACAGATAGAAGATAATATGTCCCCCCCTATGGGAGCCCTCTTaggtcaaatccactttcctttctcatttttttttcaaaagaaaagaGTTGAAagggaaaggggactaaaatcACCTTCTGCACAAACACTCATCAGAGAAAACGCTGATAGTTACCGTCCATTGTGTTGACTTCTTTACAAGAGTTAAagcatgtaataaatatttgtatgtctTGTAcatcattttcaaattatgttcCGAAATTCTATTTCTGTTCGAtgattgtttgttatttttatttataagttgaGTCCATTGTTTCATCTTACACGCCATTAAATGTACCACAATTGTTGAATAAAACAATTCGAAGTCTAAAATAAgtgttaaaatagtaaaacaacaTTTCTCCTTCGTTTGGATTGGATCCAATATCGATTCTAAGGTTATAAAAATTCCATGCGACAAAATAACTGAGAAACATGAAATCcaaacaattattttgattCTTTTGATAGCACGTCGATCTGGTAAATATCGTTCTATCTTTtgcaatgttattaataattttgtatgcgAAATACTAtggtacaaatttaataaaataatcacacTACAACCGACAGCGTATtgcacataaataaatatatacgtaTAATAAGTTGTTGCATTGAAAACAATCGgtaaattgtttaatgttaaaattaataaggaaaaaacaattataatccCAATCACAGCAAATAATATTCCTCGCTTAGAACTGGACGTTACttgatttttatacaaattatacttTCGAATAAAGAGACATGTACTGATAAAATGCATCAGCGCAAAAATAGACACGAACTCTTTGTCCAACATAGTTCTTACATTGATATAGCGTAAAATGGCACAACATTCTTTATAGACCCCTATTATAGACTTATTCAATTTGACCCTTACTATAATCAATTTCGTTGCGACTATTTCTAGTGAGTTTCTATCGAGATATCAAGTAGCAGTTGCAGTTAGATGCAGTTAGCAGTTTTTAAACGGTTAGAAAAAAGGTTCCGTGAGTTTAAATCGAGAATATGTAGTGATGGTAGAAGCACTTAGAGTAAGTGAACAATTAACAATCACTTTTAAATTTGCcatcaatttgtttaaaatatatccacTTAATGATATTTGCAACAGTGcacaataaataaagctaaatttatgtactttgaaggttttttattatcacatagcattttttttcagatatttcGATTAGATAAGTAAAatggaaattatttatagtagcttacaattaaatttacatctaCTGAGTTAAAAGCGAGACAGAAATTAAACTGAACAGCAGTGACGCATATGTTTCATAATGTTAtccttttaattttctttgacaaaatagagactgcaatatgtatattatactagctgtcgccagcgactccgtccgcgcgcagttaaaaaaataaaataaaaatagatgttgtccgattctcagacctactgaatatgctcacaaaatttcatgagaatcggtcaagccgtttcggaggagtacggtgacgaaaactgtgacacgagaattttatatattagattaatacaaattttgaaagtGACATGTTGCTTACATACTATTGACATTTAAccctgaaaaatattaaactctTTGAGCAAATGTTTTCTACAATTACTTTGCTATACTAGTAAACAGGAGCTTAGTCGATGGCCTCATGATGTCACGCGTTAACTGACGGTACTGAGCAGACGAAGGCGGTGTTAGGAGTGGGAGCCATTGACAAAACTTCTACGTGTGGCTAATAACTACTAAATGTAAGAAATGTGATTATTGTGATGACagattcttttatttttacttaaatatcgctatataaataattattctgaGTTCAAACTCCATTACTTATTGTAGCAATGTCTTTATTCTTCTCTTTTCTCTTCTTCCCCCTCAAGTCGTCGTAGATAGCTTCAAGATCTCGTCCCTTAGTTTCTGGTACGACGATGATGGTGTACAATGCACTACTGATGCACATAAAactgaagaaataaaatgcataGTGTACACCAATAGAGCTTGCCATTGGTTTGAAGTATAATAACTGAAGGAAGTCTGCTAAAGATGCTATTGCCATTGTTGTAGCTAAGACTGATCCTCGATACtgaaaaataaaggaaataattagttttcttAATCTTTATTGTATCAACATTCAATACTGCTTGAAATGCATGCCTTTATCATAACACTTATATCTGGTTCTGCGCAATTCTTATCCACGTTCCGCCCTACTCTTACGATGTTACGTCTAATAATCTTACAAGTTTAATTTTGACAGATTACACAGTGTCAACTGCATAATAACAGTGTCGAAGTTTTTCGGTTAACTCCGATTTAGACGTaacataatattgaaatatacttattattaaataaataatcatttgcaaagctgggcattaactcgttaatccgttaatcgttaattaacgaagttaacattttgcttaacggattaacttttaagttaacttcaaaaagtgttaacgcttttgttaacttccgttaaactcaacttccgttaatttagtccgttaatcgttaaattagaaacttggagacgtgctgttattttgttttaattacgcgccacgctaccctcgtaagttcagctatgttgggcgactgtcggcgactcgaatgatGAAcaaacgagttgataattgatatatgtcaAGTTCGCGTggaagtgtgatgcatcagagcgtccgggaaagacgtgaacaacggaacaaaatcaaaaggaggttcgaaatagtaatttcattacgagtgcggaaagcctgtcattgcaaagagttccaaCAATTGTCTaaccgagccgaggcgcagccggaGGTGAGGGTTGTCAGTAGGAACAAGTTGCAAttacaggctttccgcacgtgtactgaacaactatttttttacagttgcgaaaaaattaagcaatttaatagaataataaaaacacaataacctcaactaacaatttttttttaaatggcgccgtaggcaaagggaactatggcCATACCGCCAAGTAttcagtagattttttttattgatatgaaatgaaaatgaaatttaatgagattctatgattttttttgtaaaaacttcgtggttgtttttttctttttaatagacattagtagcttttacccgttactccgtccgcgcgggataaaaaaaatgcacacaaaatgaaaaagttcctatgtccgtctcctaggtctaggctacctccccatcaattttcagctaaatcagttcgaccgatcttgagttataaatagtgtaactaacacgactttcttttatatatatatatatatatatatatatatatatatatatatatagattttgacaattgggaaagagaacgcaccaTTTCCGAAAAGGTAGAGAAAAAGCACAAGTATGTTATAGCCTACATCCCAAACGCTCTACGTGAcaccactttttgagcaactataataaaaacacttttttactcgtgctttttctttaacttacctttaccaatattatacTGCATTCATACGTTTGTCTAATACTCGAGATAAAAATACCACTAACTGACTATAGGttcaattgcaatcaaaataatcaagtgtgaaaagatcgaataaatgttatagaatgtatagtgaaattactattttaaagaaGTGTCGCTTCaaaaagtgtgaaattagtatgtataattttggtatggttaactgttaacgattaactttaacttgcgttaaattttcgaaaatttaacgctttaacgattaacgaagttaattttttaattaacgaattaacgtttaacgaagttaacttttcgattaactgtgcccacctgtgatcATTTGTTTGGGAAAATCCGAATCTATCGACGAATAAGTTAAACAACTTAGTGATGATTTCACCTTGAATGAAAATATCTCTCCAGTAATGACTACGGAAATAGGTTGAAGCCCGGATGCATCACATAATATGCACAAGCACAGAGTGAAGACCGGGATCCAGGCGGGTGCGAAGTAGGAATAGTCTCTGGCTAGGAACCAGGACGCCAAGCCGAACATACTCAGACCAGAGATCAGGCAAGTGCCAGCCATTAAGACCTGAAAGAAGTTAAAcattgtatattaatttttgtaccaTTTGACTCCTAAATGGGAGATTCTAAAGGTTTTTTGACTGTATAGCATTTTCCACAAGACTGTAAATTGTCAcctaaaaattcattttttattaccttcCGTCCAACTTTTTCGACGACACTTGAAGCAAGTAACGAACCCGTCAACTGAACGACGCCCAGCATCATCGCCTGTTGATTAGGCGACAGTATCAAGCCAGTGCCCTCTGATGCCATAGAGAATATCCCACCAGCAAAGTTCAAAACGGGGACAGCGCCACATACTTCTCTAGCCAATGCTGCCATTAACGCTATTTGAAACGCCTTGAATAAGATCTTATCCTtcactgaaaaataattaaatttattattattatataaattcataatttagatactatattttttat
This genomic interval carries:
- the LOC106714833 gene encoding facilitated trehalose transporter Tret1 isoform X2 codes for the protein MKNKFVFNEGNQINQIICAIFINIPAISYGTTIGWMSPNTLLLQSKDSPTEVPLTDIEISWMASLPYLLCVPANYLVAYIGDRYGRKLSIIFMSTMCALALFFTTGSLFAYIIGDIFSYRTVLWICLSLPLFHLITFTLMPESPSYLVKIGKEEEAAKALSWLRRRGKNHYTIQNELESIKKEQKNDIDGDKFLLKAILKDKILFKAFQIALMAALAREVCGAVPVLNFAGGIFSMASEGTGLILSPNQQAMMLGVVQLTGSLLASSVVEKVGRKVLMAGTCLISGLSMFGLASWFLARDYSYFAPAWIPVFTLCLCILCDASGLQPISVVITGEIFSFKYRGSVLATTMAIASLADFLQLLYFKPMASSIGVHYAFYFFSFMCISSALYTIIVVPETKGRDLEAIYDDLRGKKRKEKNKDIATISNGV